The Aptenodytes patagonicus chromosome 12, bAptPat1.pri.cur, whole genome shotgun sequence nucleotide sequence GTTGGATGTCTTCTCCACAAAATTTGTCATCCTTTAGGAAATGTAAATAGAATGTAGACCTAAGGCTGGATTGTAATATTTCTAGATTAGGGTTATCTCATGTAAGGAACAtgctttaaagacaaaaattcaaAAAGAGTATCACTGTTCCTAGAGTGTAATCTGAGGGATAGGAAAAGActcagttttgtttcttattctATGCCCAGGCTGCTGGGACTGGACTCTTCAAGTCCTCTTCTCCATTACTATCAATGTAGTATTTGCATTTGCAAAGAATCATCCCAAAGTCTGCTAAGATGCAATACTGAAAACATTGCTAGTAGTTAAAAGGGTACAAACAGAAGAGATGTCTGACTCAGTTTATTGCTGAGacttgatgctgctgctgctgtcatggGGGGCAGGAGATAAAATTTGATAAGCTGATATATTCTCCTTCCTGTAACACTGTCTACAGTCCTGTTATGCTGTATTTATATtgcatattttctctttcagatgtTGCTGTCAGAACCTAAGACAGAGGGGACTATTGCTATTTGATATTGTCCTTATTTGAAATGAATTAATAACTTAATTCTCGTTCATTATACTACTTAttctggggttggggggggttgttgttggttttggggtttgtttttttttttttaccaggcGTAAGTAGAGGAGTAGGATCAGAGTGGTCGCAGTTCTCAACATGAATGTGAGAGATAATGCCAGGAAATACTCTTTGCATTGGCAGCATTCTCCCAAGTTGTTGCCCTCTACGGATTTGGCCGTGGTATCTGATGGGGTGAATGCAGACAAGCTTTACACAGTAACCTGGAAGAGACAGGGGAGGAAGCGAGGTCAGGAAACAGCAGCTGCATCTGTTCTTGGGGTGAGCAAGAACCTTTCTGTGCTAGCCTCTTATTGGAGACTGTAGTGATGAAGCAGAAATGTAGTCAAGGTACCAATGATCCTGAAATCAAAATTACTTGGATTGCtatggagaagaggaaaagagggagttGGAAAATAGGGACAGGAAGACATCCTCTCAGCAAAATTGAGGGCATATTTCTGatactttatttttactgtttcctttttttttttgatttgggGTTGTTGTTTTTCTGCTACCTGTTTTTCAACTCCCTTCCTCCATTCTCTCCAAGAAAAGCGTAGGAAAAGGACTACATCCTGCTGGTGCTGACTTCGATATTTCTTAGCAGCAGTCTAGTTGTGCTTCAGTGTAGGAACTAGAGAGGGCGTAAGATTAATCAACGCTTTGCTTGAACTGAAGAGCCACAGAAATCTTGAGTAAATAAAATGATTACTTGCGCATGCCTCACAACCGATCTGCTGTTATTACTTGCCTGATCCACTGATTTGGACTCCATCATCAATGGCATTTCCATTATGAAAGAATCGAATGGGTCCGGAGAGCTGGCCGCTGAAAGGAGCGTACACCGTCGCTCCATCAGCACAGATGACATCCACGCCCATGTGCTTTCCATGCTTTCCATGCTTTCCATGCTTTCCTTTACCACCGTGcctgaaaatataaatatgtaattaGAGAAGTCTGTCAGGCTTAACATTATGTATAGATAGATCAGTTAACACGGTACGGTATCGGAACCTTGTCTAACAACATTTTTGCATCTGCAGTGAAATTGGAAGGAAATCGTTTATTATTGCAAAATGTTCGTATTACTCTGACCTTCTTTAAAAGGGGATGGGATTTCAAATTTTAAGCGCATTTTTAATTTTCCCAAGTTCATGGGATATTTCAAGCTGTTACAGAAAAGTACCCCTGTTCTACCCCAAAATACATCTGTGCCGGTGTAAAATAGAATCTTATGTTTGGCATTTTCTCATTTGGAAATTTGGAAGTTGCATGGTGAGGATGGACACTTCTTATAGCGCCTGGGGAGAGGAGACGACAGGAAAACGCAGGGAAGGCAGGAGTCAGTCTACGTATTTTTCAGGGAAATATAACCTGTTCTGTTATGAGGTGCCTACTTAAAGACAACAATGCTGGCAGACCTTTAGCTTGTGTAAATTAATCTACTTAGCTTCCTGTAAGCTGTTGCTGAATGTTAGTTAAATAGCTGGTCTATACGCAACAAGAATAAATGAGACAAATCCTTGAAATACTTTCCGTTTCCTTTACTCTGGCTGCTAATTTGTGTAACGGTCTCGCTTCTTCACCCATGCATCAGTTAGTAGCGGTGGTATTACTGCACTTCTGCAAGATGGCCAAGTAACGTCCCAAAAACGACTAAGAGGTCCTGCAGACAACAGTCTTCTCTCATTCTAAGTGTCAACTGGTTAAACTCCGCTCTCTCTCCCGTGTGAACATTTCATTTAGGAAAGCAACAGCAAACCCCACTGCTCCAGGTTCCCGATGCCCCGCTGTGGTACCTGTCAGCGCCGAAATAGCCGCAGCCGTATCTATCGCAGCCCCGGATTTTGTTGATGGCATTGCCGCTGCAGATCTGTGCCCAGTGTCTGTGTTGTTGTTGGGGCGGGTACGTGTCCAACTGTTTGGCGAAAACTTCACgtgcaaaagaggaaaatgggGATAATTCAAACTTCTTAGTACGGTACAACAGAACATGTTAAGGTGCAAAATCGGGTGTTTAAAGTGGAAGACATGAGCTCAGGGGAGTTTATAATTTCAGAAACTGTAGGTAAAAGAACATTGTACAACCTGCTATATAGATTTGATCCCTTTTTCTTGAGGTCTTAAGGTACATACACTAAAACCAAAGCTATagagaaatttttttaatataagtttgTGAAATAAGTCAAACTAGTTTCACTTTCTTCATGAAACCTCTAAACACTTCAATATATGACTAAATGCACATCTAATTCCGTATTTTATAATAGTCATAACTGTGCACATTACCATAATTCTTCATAAAACTAGATTGAAAAAAACTTTACATTATTTATGTTTGAGTGAATTTCAATAATTTGTTAGTGTCTGCCTAAAACCCGTCAAGACCAACTGCAATATAGCATCAACTCACCagtggacaccaagctgaccaGAGCGACCAGACTGAGAGCCGGCATTTTGTGGCTGTTTCACCGGTGTTCTTTGATCGAATCAAAGACGTTGAGCAGTAGCTGCCTGGGGCATTTATGTGTTTTCGAAAGCCCAAGTCTGTTGTCTTGGCCAATCACTCTTGAGCAAAGTATTACAGCTCCGGGCAGGTGGTGTTGCCATATTAGGCACTGAAAATGTCTACAAATTCTAACAAACAGTTGTTAGAGCTGGTTGGGAAAGACTGATAAAATAATTGGTCTCTTAGCACACAGTAGCAGATGGAAATGAACAATCCCACGTTTCAGGAAGCTCTGGTTGAACTGTTTCTTAAtaccttttctcccccctcctgaAGCAAGGGCACTCTTTGGCCGAAAATGGTAGGAACCAAGAATACGGTCCAGAGGACtgagttggaggggaaaaaatgggcaAACTTCCACGGTGGATGTAACCAGTTTGTCCTTCGCTGCTCATTCTTGTATCATTTGTCTCATTTTGTATCATTTGTATCATTTGTCCTTCGCTGCTAATTCTTGTATCATTATCACTGCCtggtgccgggtcctgcacttgggtcacaacaaccccatgcagcgctacaggcttggggaagagtggctggaaagctgcctgtcggaaaaggacctgggggtgctggtcgacagccggctgaacatgagccggcagtgtgcccaggcagccaagaaggccaacggcatcctggcctgtatcagaaatagtgtggccagcaggagtagggaagtgatcgtgcccctgtactcggcactggtgaggccgcacctcgaatactgtgttcagttttgggcccctcactacaagaaggacgtcgaggtgctggagcgtgtccagagaagggcaacgaggctggtgaggggtctggagaacaagtctgatgaggagcagctgagggaactggggttgtttagcctggagaaaaggaggctgaggggagacctcatcgctctctacaactccctgaaaggaggctgtagcgaggtgggggtcggtctcttctcccaagtaacaagcgataggatgagaggaaacggcctcaagttgcgccaggagaggtttaggttggatgttaagaaaaatgtcttcacgGAAAGGGTcgtcaagcattgggacaggctgcccagggaagtggtggagtccccatccctggaggtatttaaaagacgtgtagatgaggcgcttagggacatggtttagtgggtggtggtgttgggttgatggttggactcgatgatcttagaggtcttttccaacctcaatgattctatgattctgtgattccagcacctcctccccaggTGTATGTGCCCATTAGAGCTTTCTAACAGAGTGCCAGAGAATGCACGAAGCTGTAATGTTTGGTGTAGCATAAGTATTCACTTAGGCTAAGAAATACAGATGCTTTTGCATGGAAACAcgtctttttttcctgttcagctgAAATTATCACCTAGCCTGGGCTTAAATCCATGAAGTCTTTTCACTGAAACCCTAGTTTTTGACAACTAAATTCTTATTAAAACATCTTCAAGCTCTGAAACAAACAGTTGCAAACCCACGTTGCATGGCATAACTGACATGGAGCTAAAAAATTCTAGGTTTTAAAATGATTCGTTTAGTATCTGCTTGATTTCAGCTTTTGTACTATTAAGCAGGCTCCTTAGTGTCTCTTTTAATccttcagtttgatttttctgcaCTACTTAACAGAAAAGCATTAGATTTTCTTTACAGACATGTCTTAGTTAATATGAAATTTAAATGAGTCATGGCGCTTTCACATACACTATCTGATATTCCAAGTTACAGAAACCTCTGGAAGTCCTGCAGGTTTTATTCACAGGAGAAACAGATGTCTCCCTGCCCCACTTCTAGTTTGCAAAGAGCATCTGTACGTTGTGTTTTCTGAAAATCTCCATGGaacaagcagctggagacaaATTTTTTGCTTGTGGTTCCAAGCTTTTTTTACAGCCAGCGTTTAAGCCCCAAGCAATCTTTTAGCCCTCCCTGGGGTTATTACAAGTGGCTTTGCTGATTTTatccctgctgctttcttctgcatcctGCCAGAAAGAACGGCTGGTTTTCACACTCGTAGCCACCAAACGagtatttatataaatgttatgTCCCCTCAGCCTAGTTTTGATGAGGCTTTTGGTTGTAATTTGCTCAATATAATGGAGTCTGGGCTTACAAATGATACAAGGTGCTGGTAATAGCTCTCGGTGGGTATTCAGGATTTGGGGATGCTGCTTACCCCTGAACTGAAAGATGGGGGGTGTGGGTTTGTGTGACCCTTGCCAGAAACAGCCTTTGTCGCTCGAAGCTGGGAGAGCTTGTGTAATGTGCTTTCCAGGCTTATTCACCTTCATTTGGCACGAGCCCTCCGCAGACCCCCTCAGC carries:
- the LOC143166043 gene encoding myeloid protein 1-like translates to MPALSLVALVSLVSTVFAKQLDTYPPQQQHRHWAQICSGNAINKIRGCDRYGCGYFGADRHGGKGKHGKHGKHGKHMGVDVICADGATVYAPFSGQLSGPIRFFHNGNAIDDGVQISGSGYCVKLVCIHPIRYHGQIRRGQQLGRMLPMQRVFPGIISHIHVENCDHSDPTPLLTPDSPPFPQQDTHWATVCSGNPTNELRGCDRYGCGYYGAPRRNGKGKHTGVDVICADGATVYAPFSGELSGPIKFFHNGNTIDDGVQLRGSGFCVKLICIHPIRYNGRISKGQILGKMLPMQRVFPGITSHIHIENCDHSDPTSNLERGKGQRV